Within Eggerthella sp. YY7918, the genomic segment GATTCTCGATAAGTCCCATCACGCGCTCGAAGTGGCGCTGCGAAATCATATGCGGCCATTCGTCGCAGGTCAGGATGTTTTCGCCGTAATATTGGTGGAAGCACGCGTCCAGTTGCGCCACGAAGTCATCCACCACGCGTTCGTGTACGAGCAGGTAGTCGGGTGCGACGCAGGTTTGCCCGCAGTTGATGCCCTTGCCCCAAGCGATGCGCTGGGCTGCGCGCTTCACGTTGGCGGTCTCGTCCACGATGCAGGGGCTCTTGCCACCCAGCTCCAGTACGACGGGGGTGAGATACTTTGTGGCAGCAGACATCACCGTGCGACCTACGCTTGTGCTGCCGGTGAAGAATATCTGATCCCAGCGAACCCCCAGAAGCCAGTCGTTCATGTCACCCGACCCGGGAAAGCCGCACACGAATTCGGGCGGGAAAATGCTCGTCAGCATCTCGATTAAGAGTTCGCTCGTAGCCTTCGAGGTGCGTGAGGGCTTGAGCGCTACGCAGTTGCCGGCCGCGATGGCGTCCACCATGGGTACGAGCGCCAGCTGCAGCGGATAGTTCCACGGCGACAGTACCAGAACCACACCCATCGGGCTGGGGTACACCTTCGATGTGGAATGGAAGTGCACGATGGGCGAGGCCACGCGGCGCGGACGCGACCAAGCGTTCAAATGCTTGAGGCACGTGGAAATTTCTTCGTAGACGAGGCCGAGTTCGGTGGCGTAGCCCTCGAACGGTGCCTTACCCAGGTCGGTGGTGAGCGCGGCCAGAATACGCTCTTCGTTCGCCTTCAGGTACGCGCGTAGTTGCTCGAGCGCGCGACGGCGGTACTCCACCTGCAGTGTGGCGCCCGTCGCGTAGAAGTCGCGCATCTTCTGCGCCGCAGCTTCGACGTCGGCGATGCTTTCGTAATGGGGGATGGCGGTCATCTTGGGGCCTTTCTGATCTTAGACGTCCACGTTATGGGCTGGCGGTGTCCACCAAGCGAGTTCCGGATGGCGAACAGTCCAGTGGACTGTCCGTGCGAGCAGGACTGTTTGAGCGACTGGGCATTGCCAGCCCATAACGTTTCGAGTAGTTTTGATGTTCAAGGTGCTAAAACGCAGCTTCCAATATCTCCCTTGCCACTTCAAGCGTAATCTCGGTTTCGTTATATAGTGCGGCGCCGTCGTAGCGAGCCTGTTGAGCGACGGCGGGAAGGTCATCACGCGCAACGCCCAACTCGGACAGGCGCAGCGGCACGCCGTACTTCTCATGGTACAGGTCGTTAAGTGCGAACAGGTGCTCGCAGAACGCGTGGTCGCGTTCGCCGGTCGAGGCGCTTGTGCCCAGATCAGCCGTCCGTGCCGGTGCGAGATATGGCAACAGTTCGCCATACAGTCCGGCGTGAATCCCGTTGTTCAGGTTGTAGCGCACGCAGTGGGGGAGCAGCATCATCATGGCTTGGCCGTGCGGGATGTGGCAAAGTCCGCCGAGCGAATGGCCAAGGGCGTGTACGATGCCCACCATCGCATTGCTGAACGCTGCGCCTGCCAGAAGCGACCCGAGCGCCAAGCTTGTGCGCGCGTCAACGTTGTCACCATCGCGGCAGGCCACGGGCAGGTTTTCGGCGATGAGTTCAATGGCCTTCACGGCGAAGGCATCGCTCACCGGGTTCTTCTGGATGGACGTATACGCCTCGATGGCATGCGTGAGCGCGTCTATGCCGGTGGTGGCCGTGAGCTTCGGGGCAGAGAGGCGGTGAGCGCCGGATCGAGCACCGCCACGTGCGGCACCAGTTTGTAGGATGTGAACGACAACTTCGCGTGCTTGTGTGTGTCGGCCACCACGGCTACAAGCGTCACCTCGCTGCCGGTGCCGGCGGTGGTGGGCACGGCGATGAACGGCGGTAGATCAGTCTTCAAAATCTCCGAACCTTGCAGCGTGGCAAAGTCCACACCTTCGCACGCAAGCGAGGCGGCCGCCCCTTTTGTCGTGTCGATAACCGACCCGCCGCCGATGGCTACGAACCCATCACATCCACGTTCGGCGTAGAGCCGTGCCACTTCGTTCACTACATCCATCGATGAGTCGGGCGGCACTTGATCGAACACCTCGTAGGCCACGCCCGCCGCGTCCAGAACGCCTGTGAGTTTTGCGGCCACCCCCAACTTCACAAGGCCCGCGTCCGTCATAACAAGCGGATGCGCCACACCGCGGTCGGCCAGCTCGCTGGGAAGTTTATCCAGCGCATGTTCGCCGCAGATGATCTTCGTGGGGCAGGCGAATTCAAAACCGTTCATACGAGCTCCTTACGGTTGAGTAGCGGACGGACGGGCGGCAGAGGTACGGTACGCGGCGCGCCAACCGAAGAACATGCGCAAGAGCGCCGTAAACATATAGGTAAGGGCAATGCCTGTGTTGTTGGGCCCGCGGGTGGAGAACGCGCGCTGTGCGAGCGCCTGCTGAAGCGTCATGCCGCCGGTAAAGCACGCGAATGCATAGGCCAGCGAGCGAAATGCGATCACGTAGTCGATGGCTACCGCATCCGTCTCGGAGCTGGTCAAGCCACTGCCTGGTTCCACGTCGCGCGCAAGCCGCGCAGGGGGCACTCGTTTGAGCACACTGCTTTCACTGCGCCGACAGACGCAGGCAAGGTTTGTCCCCTCCACCTTCAACATAAACGTGTAGCCGCACACCAAATAGTCCACCTCGGCGCGAATCTTCGGCGATACGTGTTTGAATAGATTGACAAGGTGGGGAAGCAGACGCAGGAGCACGCGAACATAGAGCGCTTGGAAACGTTCGTTCACAGTGCGGCGCGGAGGCGCTTGATTAATCATAGGCACTCCTTTGCATCGTTGACGATATCCCTATGATACTCCGGCATGCGCGGGCGACAGCGTTTTTTCGGTCGAAACGCACCGAAGGTGCACGGTTGGCAAAACGCCTTCCGCACGGCTGGTTTCACTCCGTTGTGAACAGGCATCTTTGTTCCTTTGCAACGCCCAGTGTACGAAGTGTTCTCGGCGCATACACCGATTGGTGTAATTCCATGACGCGAAGATGACAATTGAGCGTAGGGCACTCAGATTAAAAGACCGACGTGATAAGGTGGCCGCATTACATCGGAATTCGAAAGTATTCACAGATTCTAGGAGCGTGAAGTATGACCGATACGCATAACACCACTCCTGGCAGCACCCCTACGCCGCCGGCGCCGGGCGAAAATCACGCCCAGCACACATCATCTATGGGCCAGCAGCCCTACTATCAGCAGTCATCGCAGTCGACCTATCAGCCGCAGTCGACGTATCACACGCCGGGCTCTGTTTCGGTTGAGAAAAAGTCGCACGGCCTGCGCACCTTTTTGATTGCGTTTGCCGGAGCGGCGTTGGCCTGCGCCATTGGATTTGGCGGTTTTCTCGCCTGGCAGTCCACCACGGGCGGTGTCGTTGGTGGCGACAGTGGCTCTCACGACGGGGGCCAGCAGACCCAACTGGGAGCTCAAAGTTCCAACTCGGTAGATGCTAACGACGAAGATCTTACGCTTCCCGAAGCCGTGGCTAAAAAGTCGCTTCCTTCGGTTGTCGCTATCGACGTGTACACCAACCAATCGTCTATGGGCGGTTTCTACGGCTATGGTTCGGGCGCAAACAGCGGATCGGATGCAAGCACGCTCACGCAGTCTTCGCTTGGTAGCGGTGTTGTGCTCACGCAAGACGGCTACATCATCACCAACAATCATGTGGTCGAAGGCGGCGACGCCTTTAAGGTGACCATCGAAGGCGAGCAGTATGACGCGGAAGTTGTTGGCACTGACCCCAGCTCTGACCTGGCCGTTATTAAGGCTAAGGACGCAAGTAACCTCAAGCCCATCGAGGTGGGCGACTCCGATAGCCTCATCATTGGCGAGTGGGTTATGACCATCGGCAGCCCGTTTGGCCTTGAGCAGTCCGTCGCCACCGGTATTGTGTCGGCCACAAGCCGCTCGCAGATCATGGACAGCGGCACCAACCCCTACACAGGTCAATCTGGCGAGCCCACTATTTACGCGAACCTCATCCAGACCGATGCGGCCATTAACCCGGGCAACTCCGGCGGCGCGCTCGTCGACGCTGACGGCAAGCTCATCGGCATCAACACGCTTATCACCTCGTATTCTGGCAACTACTCCGGCGTTGGTTTTGCTATCCCGGTGAACTACGCCACCAACATCGCGCAGCAGATCATCGACGGCAAGACTCCCACCCATGCGCAACTCGGTGTGTCGCTTTCCACGGTGAACGCGCAAAACGCTCAGCGTTATGGCCTGCCGGTTGAAAGTGGAGCCTACGTATCTCGTGTGTATCCCGATTCTGGTGCAGCGGCTGCCGGTATTGAAGTGGGAGACATCGTCACGAAGTTCGACGGTCAGAACGTCGCCTCTGCAAGCGAGCTTATGCTGGACATTCGCGCAAAAAATCCCGGCGATAAGGTGACCTTGGAAGTGAATCGCAATGGCGAAACGAAGCAGATAGAAGTGACGCTTGGTTCTGACGAATCCAGCCAAAGCGCTTCGACTCAGCAACAGAGCGGCTCGCAGGAATCTCTTCTCGACCGTCTCTTCGGCAGCAGCACGAACGACCAGGCGGCGTAATTAATCGCCTCCTTCACAGAAAAACGGCTCTGGCATCTGCTGGGGCCGTTTTCACGTTATGAAGGTGTTCCTGTTTGTCCTTTACGTGAAAAGCTTCTCTTTGACTTCTGCAAAGAGCGCGCGTGTCAGGGTTTTCGGGTACCATACGATGACAAGCGAAAACACGAAATACAACCGCCGAGAGGATGGGGTTATGTCGGAGGACTATCGATACAAGCGCGTGCTTCTAAAGCTGTCGGGCGAAGCGCTGGCGGGCGATGTGGGCTATGGCATCGATCCGAAAGTGGTCGATGATTTGGCAGATGAAATTGCCGATATCGTGCGCGATGGCGTGCAGCTTGCGGTGGTTGTGGGCGGCGGCAATATCTTCCGCGGCCTGGCTGGCTCGGCTGAGGGCATGGACCGCGCGCAGGCCGACTACATCGGCATGCTTGCGACGGTCATGAACGCGCTTGCCTTGCAAGATGCGTTTGAGCGTCATGGCATTTTCTCGCGTGTGCAAAGCGCTATCAACATGCAGGAAGTATCTGAGCCCTACATTCGTCGTCGCGCCATTCGTCACCTCGAAAAGGGGCGCGTCGTCATCTTGGCTGCAGGCACGGGCAATCCCTACTTCACCACCGATACGACGGCCGCCCTGCGTGCGTGCGAACTCGATGTGGATGTGCTCATGAAGGCCACCAAGGTCGATGGCGTGTACGACAGCGATCCCAAGAAGAATCCGGATGCGGTACGCTTCGACACGATCAGCTATATGGACGTGCTTTCGAAAGGCCTCAACGTCATGGATTCGACGGCCACGTCTTTGTGCATGGACAACAACTTGCCGATGATCGTGTTCGATCTGACGGTCAAGGGAAACATTTCGCGCGCTTTGAAGGGCGAAAACGTAGGAACCACGGTAGAATAGAGCGAAAGCTTTGAGCATCTGCAAACGCGCGATGCTCGCATGTTGCAGAAGTCGGGTGAAAGGATCCTGGATATGGTGAACGATATTCTTGAACAGGCTGAGGGACGCATGCAAAAGGCCCTTTCATCGCTCGGCGATGCATTCGGTTCCGTGCGTACCGGACGTGCCAACGCCATGGTGCTCGATCGCATCAAGGTGGATTATTACGGAGTGCCTACGCCGGTCAACCAAATGGCGGGCATCAAGACGCCCGACGCGCACATGCTGGTCATCGAGCCTTGGGATAAAGGCGTTCTCGGCGCCATCGAGCACGCCATCCTCGAGAGCGATTTGGGTGTGACGCCCTCCAACGACGGTACGGTTATTCGTCTGCCGTTCCCTTCGCTTACCGAAGAGCGTCGTCGTGAACTGGTGAAGCAGTGCAAGACGTACGCCGAAGAAGCTCGTGTGGCCGTGCGTAAAGCTCGCCAAGACGCCAATGCCGCCATTGAGCGTGCGGTCAAAGAGGAAAGCCTTCCTGAAGACGACGAACGTCGTGCCCAGGCCGACGTCCAAAAGCTCACCGACAAATACGTCGCTGAAGTTGATGAAGCCTTCAAGAAGAAGGAAGCGGAAGTGATGGAGATCTAGCAGGTTCCGCGGGCCTCCGGCCCGCGGAACTGCCCGACGCTGCGGCCGGCTAGGGCACCCGATCTTCACACGATCCCGGAGGCTCGCGTACCAAAGTACGCCACGCCTCCGCGATCCTGCGAATCTCGGGCACCCCAGCCGCCCTCGCTGACGTACTACGCCAACCTGTTTCTCTCCTCACCAACCAGAAAGTGCCACCCCGTTGAACAAGCCGCTCGACTACATATTCCCAAATCCGCCGGCGGACCTCGATCCGACGTTGCTCGACTCTGCGGCGGTGCCGGAGCATGTGGCCGTCATCATGGACGGCAACGGGCGTTGGGCGAAGGAGCGCGGGAAGAACCGTCTGTTCGGGCATAAGGCCGGCATCGAGGCGGTGCGCGAGACCATTCGCTGCGCATCCGACGTGGGTGTGCGCTACCTGACCATCTATTCGTTCTCGTCCGAGAATTGGAAGCGGCCGCAGGACGAGGTTATCGGCCTCATGAACCTGTTTGCCACCACGATGCTTGCCGAGGTGGACGGGCTGCACGAGGAGCACGTGCGCGTCATGACCATCGGCCGCACCGATGCATTGCCGAAAAAGACGCGCGATGCGTTTGACGCTGCGTGGGAGAAGACGAAGAACAACGACGGCATGACGCTGGTTGTGGCGGTCAATTACGGTTCGCGTGTAGAGCTGCTTGACGCGGTGCGTTCCTACATGGACGAGGCGCATGCCGCCCTGCGCGAGGGGCGCGCACCTGAGGAACTTACCGAGGAGTCGTTTGCGCGTCATCTTTATACGGCCGATATTCCCGACCCTGATCTGCTCATTCGTACGAGTGGCGAGATGCGCGTGTCGAACTTTCTTCTGTGGCAGATTGCTTACGCGGAGTTCGTGTGTACCGAGGTGCTGTGGCCCGATTTCGATCGTTACGAGTTTTTGCGTGCACTTTTGGAATTCCAAGGGCGTGACCGCCGGTTTGGGGCGGTGAAGTAAGTGGCGGACAAAGCCGAAACGAGTGAGGCGATCCCGTCCGATTGTCATCCCGGCCAAAGTGACGCAGGGCAAACCACTCGCTATCCCGAGCGCAACGCGCAGCGCGAAGTCGAGGGATCTCGTGTGGCTTCGGCCAGCAAGGCTGCCGAGCGTAAGCGCACCGAGAAACTCAAGGAATTCGCGCAGGATAAAACGCCCAAGAAACTGAAGAACCCTACGAACTTCCAAGTGCGTTTTCGTACAGGATTCATTTACATCACCGTGTCGGTGGTGTGCATCCTCGTAAGCGAATGGACCACGCTTGCTCTGCTTGTGGCGACGGCGGGCATCACGGCTGGTGAGTTCTATTACATGTTGCGTTCAGATGCCAAGCTGCCCAACGAAATGCTGGGCATCATTGCTGCCATGCTCTATCCGATAAGCGTATTTTTCCTCGGCATGGAAGGCGCGCTGTTTGTGAGCCTTGCGCTGCTTTTGGCACTTATCGTATGGTACGTATTTTGGATGCGGGCGCGCGTTCCCGATGTGGGAGTGAGCTTCTTTGGCGCGGCCTACTGCGGTATGTTGCTGTCGGGTGTGGTGGTGGTTCGCTCGGCGTTGCCCGATCCCTGGGGCGGCCTTTTGGTGCTGTGCCTGTTTTTGAGCGTATGGGGCAACGATTCGTTTGCGTATCTGGTGGGCAGCAAGTTCGGCAAACATAAGCTCGCGCCGCGTACGAGTCCGAAAAAGAGCTGGGAAGGATTCTTTGCGGGACTTGTGGCTTCTGCCGTGTTCTGGTGTGTGATGACGTTTATTCCCGGCGTGTCGATGTCCATCCCTGAAGCAATCGTGTTTGGTCTGATCAGCGGTCTTATGGGGGTGCTTGGCGACTTGGCCGAAAGCCGCATCAAGCGCAATTCCGGGTTTAAAGATTCCGGCACCATCATGCCGGGCCATGGCGGTTTGCTCGATCGATGCGACGCGCTCTTTTTGGTGGCGATCACTTCGGCGATTCTTCTCGTTGGTAGCGGCGCAATCCCTTACGTTGTCTAAATCCGCTTTCTGTGAACGCGGGTGTTTGGAGGTCATCATGAGCGCAACTCGTCGCATCGTTGTTTTGGGATCCACCGGATCAATCGGCACGCAGACGCTTGATGTGGTGCGGCAGCATGCCGACAAGCTAGATGTGGTGGGGCTTGCCGTTGGTACACGAGCCGATGAGCTGCTGGTGCAAGCACGCGAATTTGACGTGCGCCATCTGGCGGTGGGCGACGAGCGCTTGGCGAACGAAGCCGTGGCCGACGAGCTGCGCTCTGTCATTCTGAGTGAAGCGAACGAAGCGAGTGCCGTCGAATCCCGCGCGGTGTTTGTGACAGAAGGTTCTGAGCCGTCGCTCGGCTTTGGCGCCGAAGCGGTGGTTGACCTCGTGCGTCTTCCGGAGGCCGACCTTGTGGTGAACGCCCTTGTGGGAGCTGCCGGTCTTCGTGCGAGCTACGAAACGTTGCGTGCGGGTAAGGTGCTCGCGCTTGCCAACAAAGAATCGCTCGTGGTGGGCGGCGACCTTATCATGCCGCTCGCTGCCCAGGTTGATGCGCGGCGCAGCGCGGAAGGCCTGGCCCCCGCAAGCGGTCCGGCGGGTGCGCTCATGCCTATCGACTCCGAACATGGTGCCATTTACCAATGCCTTCTTGGCGAAGACGCGCGCGAGGTGTCGCGTTTGTGGGTGACGGCATCGGGCGGCCCCTTCCGCGGCCGCACGCGCGACGAGCTGGCGAGCATCACACCTGCCCAGGCGCTTGCGCATCCTACGTGGAACATGGGTGCAAAGATATCCATCGATTCGTCCACACTCATGAACAAGGGGCTTGAGGTTATCGAAGCGCACCACCTGTTTGCCATGGACTACGACAAGATCAGCGTTGTCGTACAGCCGCAGAGTGCCATTCATTCGATGGTGGAATTTACCGACGGCAGCGTGAAAGCGCACCTCGGCACCACAGATATGCGCATTCCCATTCAGTTTGCGCTCAGCTATCCCGAGCGCTGGAACGCGCCGGTCGAACCGCTTGATTTTCGCACGCTCGGTACCCTTGAGTTTGCCGCACCCGATGAAGATACGTTTCGTTGTCTCGCCCTCGCACGCCATGCGGGGAAGGTGGGCGGTACGCTGCCGTGCGTCATGAACGCCGCGAACGAGGTGGCCGTCGCTGCCTTCTTGGCGAAAGAGGGATCCTACCTCGGCATTGCCGCCTGTGTCGAAGCCGTTATGAATGCCCACGAACGTGCCGGTGTCCAGCGGGTTGAAAGTCTCGAACAGCTCGAAGAACTCGATGCGTGGTCGCGCACCGAAGCGCGCAAAAACCTCCGATAGCGCTGCTAGGCAAACGGGTCGGTCCCCCGAAGCTCACCCCTTCATGCGCTCAAGTTTACGGTAGAGCGTACTGCGAGACATGCCCATGTCGCGGGCGACGAGCGATTTGTTGCCGCGGTGCTCAATAAGGAGTTGGCGTATGCGGTCGGCCTCGTACTTCTCATAGGTAAGCTCCGGTGAAAGCGCGTGTTCAGGGGGTAGCATTTCCCTGGTCGGAGAGGCGCTCTGCGTCGGTTGCGATCCCGCCCCTAAAAGCATTTCGACCACATCCGGCGGCATCGAATCGATGGTCAGTTCGGACGTAGTGCTCACGTTGACGCAGCGTTCAAGAATATTGCGAAGCTCACGAAGGTTCCCGGGCCAGGTATAGCGCGAAAAGAGTTCGATAACCTCAGGCGCTGCCGTCGTGATGTTCTTATCAAGACGCACCGATAGATTGGTAAGGAAGTGTTCAACGAGCATTTCCATATCGCCCGGCCGGTCGCGTAACGACGGTAATTCAAGATGGAGCACATTGAGACGGAAGTACAGGTCAAGTCGAAATGTGTTTTGATGCACGCATTCCCATAGGTCTTTGTTCGTGGCGGCGATTATGCGAACATCGAGCTTGAGAAATTTCTTGCTGCCGATGCGCGATACCACGCCGTCTTCCAAAAAGCGCAACAAAAAGCTTTGCATATCGAGGGGCATTTCGGCAATCTCGTCAAGAAAGACCGTCCCGCCGTTCGCTTGCTCAAACTTTCCGGGTGCGCCGCCTTTGCGCGCGCCGGTAAACGCACCGTCTTCGTAGCCAAACAGCTCGCTTCCAATAAGCTCCTTGGGGACGGCGCCGCAGTTAATGGGGATAAAAGGCGACTTCCTGCGAGCGCTTGCATTATGAATGGCCTGCGCAAACATTTCTTTACCGGTGCCGCTTTCGCCGGTGATAAGAACGTTGCTGGGACTTGCTGCCGCGCAGGCGGCCGTCTCTTTTGCCGATCGAAATGCCGCGGCGTTTCCCTTGAGGTCGTTAAAGGTAAACATGGCAGATTTCGACGGCTCGTTGCGTCCGGATTGCTGCGAGGCGATGGTGATCTTGAGCCCCGCGATCGATCCGTCATCTTCGCGAATGTGCTGACAATTCACAGGATAAAAATGGCTTTCACCCCGTTTGTTCGTAACAAAAATTTCAGGAGGGACATGAGCTCGCCCTTTAAGGTTTGCCAGATACGGTTCGAGTTCGGGCATAAACGACACAAGGGGAACGCCGTCAGACGATGAAGGGGCATGTCCGAACTCCTGTTGGAACAGCCGGTCGGCGAATACCACCTCGCCATGGTTGTTGACGAGGATAAAAGCATCGGGGCTTGTGTGGGCTGACTTTTCCAACAGGCCGATGCGCTGCTCAATGACGGGATAGAGCAGTCGATTTTTAAAAACAAAGTCTTCTACGCTGAGTGCATAGCACAACGTTTTGTGCATCTGGTCCGTCAGGCGCTCAAGGGGAACGAGGGCAACGTTTATCGTTGCAAAGTTCGATGATTCTTGTACGCCGAAGCGTGCGTAACAGGCATAGTCGCACAAGATGTCGAGATAATTTTCCTGGCCGATACGTACGAACGTCTCAAAAGGCGTTTTGCGGGCAAG encodes:
- a CDS encoding aldehyde dehydrogenase — encoded protein: MTAIPHYESIADVEAAAQKMRDFYATGATLQVEYRRRALEQLRAYLKANEERILAALTTDLGKAPFEGYATELGLVYEEISTCLKHLNAWSRPRRVASPIVHFHSTSKVYPSPMGVVLVLSPWNYPLQLALVPMVDAIAAGNCVALKPSRTSKATSELLIEMLTSIFPPEFVCGFPGSGDMNDWLLGVRWDQIFFTGSTSVGRTVMSAATKYLTPVVLELGGKSPCIVDETANVKRAAQRIAWGKGINCGQTCVAPDYLLVHERVVDDFVAQLDACFHQYYGENILTCDEWPHMISQRHFERVMGLIENRNPEATVAFGGHGDPETLRIEPTCLRGVTLEDPIMNEEIFGPVLPVLTYRSLDQAFDIVHTFEKPLACYVFSDDKQVQHRVLTRLQFGGATVNDVIIHLANNHMGFGGVGYSGMGAYHGKTGFDCFTHYKSTMKKGTWLELPVRNPPFGDKIKLLRMLMR
- a CDS encoding S1C family serine protease, which gives rise to MTDTHNTTPGSTPTPPAPGENHAQHTSSMGQQPYYQQSSQSTYQPQSTYHTPGSVSVEKKSHGLRTFLIAFAGAALACAIGFGGFLAWQSTTGGVVGGDSGSHDGGQQTQLGAQSSNSVDANDEDLTLPEAVAKKSLPSVVAIDVYTNQSSMGGFYGYGSGANSGSDASTLTQSSLGSGVVLTQDGYIITNNHVVEGGDAFKVTIEGEQYDAEVVGTDPSSDLAVIKAKDASNLKPIEVGDSDSLIIGEWVMTIGSPFGLEQSVATGIVSATSRSQIMDSGTNPYTGQSGEPTIYANLIQTDAAINPGNSGGALVDADGKLIGINTLITSYSGNYSGVGFAIPVNYATNIAQQIIDGKTPTHAQLGVSLSTVNAQNAQRYGLPVESGAYVSRVYPDSGAAAAGIEVGDIVTKFDGQNVASASELMLDIRAKNPGDKVTLEVNRNGETKQIEVTLGSDESSQSASTQQQSGSQESLLDRLFGSSTNDQAA
- the pyrH gene encoding UMP kinase; amino-acid sequence: MSEDYRYKRVLLKLSGEALAGDVGYGIDPKVVDDLADEIADIVRDGVQLAVVVGGGNIFRGLAGSAEGMDRAQADYIGMLATVMNALALQDAFERHGIFSRVQSAINMQEVSEPYIRRRAIRHLEKGRVVILAAGTGNPYFTTDTTAALRACELDVDVLMKATKVDGVYDSDPKKNPDAVRFDTISYMDVLSKGLNVMDSTATSLCMDNNLPMIVFDLTVKGNISRALKGENVGTTVE
- the frr gene encoding ribosome recycling factor, with the protein product MVNDILEQAEGRMQKALSSLGDAFGSVRTGRANAMVLDRIKVDYYGVPTPVNQMAGIKTPDAHMLVIEPWDKGVLGAIEHAILESDLGVTPSNDGTVIRLPFPSLTEERRRELVKQCKTYAEEARVAVRKARQDANAAIERAVKEESLPEDDERRAQADVQKLTDKYVAEVDEAFKKKEAEVMEI
- a CDS encoding isoprenyl transferase; this encodes MNKPLDYIFPNPPADLDPTLLDSAAVPEHVAVIMDGNGRWAKERGKNRLFGHKAGIEAVRETIRCASDVGVRYLTIYSFSSENWKRPQDEVIGLMNLFATTMLAEVDGLHEEHVRVMTIGRTDALPKKTRDAFDAAWEKTKNNDGMTLVVAVNYGSRVELLDAVRSYMDEAHAALREGRAPEELTEESFARHLYTADIPDPDLLIRTSGEMRVSNFLLWQIAYAEFVCTEVLWPDFDRYEFLRALLEFQGRDRRFGAVK
- a CDS encoding phosphatidate cytidylyltransferase — translated: MASASKAAERKRTEKLKEFAQDKTPKKLKNPTNFQVRFRTGFIYITVSVVCILVSEWTTLALLVATAGITAGEFYYMLRSDAKLPNEMLGIIAAMLYPISVFFLGMEGALFVSLALLLALIVWYVFWMRARVPDVGVSFFGAAYCGMLLSGVVVVRSALPDPWGGLLVLCLFLSVWGNDSFAYLVGSKFGKHKLAPRTSPKKSWEGFFAGLVASAVFWCVMTFIPGVSMSIPEAIVFGLISGLMGVLGDLAESRIKRNSGFKDSGTIMPGHGGLLDRCDALFLVAITSAILLVGSGAIPYVV
- the dxr gene encoding 1-deoxy-D-xylulose-5-phosphate reductoisomerase; translated protein: MSATRRIVVLGSTGSIGTQTLDVVRQHADKLDVVGLAVGTRADELLVQAREFDVRHLAVGDERLANEAVADELRSVILSEANEASAVESRAVFVTEGSEPSLGFGAEAVVDLVRLPEADLVVNALVGAAGLRASYETLRAGKVLALANKESLVVGGDLIMPLAAQVDARRSAEGLAPASGPAGALMPIDSEHGAIYQCLLGEDAREVSRLWVTASGGPFRGRTRDELASITPAQALAHPTWNMGAKISIDSSTLMNKGLEVIEAHHLFAMDYDKISVVVQPQSAIHSMVEFTDGSVKAHLGTTDMRIPIQFALSYPERWNAPVEPLDFRTLGTLEFAAPDEDTFRCLALARHAGKVGGTLPCVMNAANEVAVAAFLAKEGSYLGIAACVEAVMNAHERAGVQRVESLEQLEELDAWSRTEARKNLR
- a CDS encoding sigma-54-dependent Fis family transcriptional regulator, with the protein product MDIARYDDATIRSLKERVLAGDTSAKNGSYAHLCDEWIRSAALSVDRHMKSIDESTRNLNIFDDLDRQHFTHLAYLKEYYETRKDFLGSQGAALFYLNEELTVFSKGGDRTLLDELKARGLRLGTVLSEDNVGITAASLARKTPFETFVRIGQENYLDILCDYACYARFGVQESSNFATINVALVPLERLTDQMHKTLCYALSVEDFVFKNRLLYPVIEQRIGLLEKSAHTSPDAFILVNNHGEVVFADRLFQQEFGHAPSSSDGVPLVSFMPELEPYLANLKGRAHVPPEIFVTNKRGESHFYPVNCQHIREDDGSIAGLKITIASQQSGRNEPSKSAMFTFNDLKGNAAAFRSAKETAACAAASPSNVLITGESGTGKEMFAQAIHNASARRKSPFIPINCGAVPKELIGSELFGYEDGAFTGARKGGAPGKFEQANGGTVFLDEIAEMPLDMQSFLLRFLEDGVVSRIGSKKFLKLDVRIIAATNKDLWECVHQNTFRLDLYFRLNVLHLELPSLRDRPGDMEMLVEHFLTNLSVRLDKNITTAAPEVIELFSRYTWPGNLRELRNILERCVNVSTTSELTIDSMPPDVVEMLLGAGSQPTQSASPTREMLPPEHALSPELTYEKYEADRIRQLLIEHRGNKSLVARDMGMSRSTLYRKLERMKG